One Burkholderia gladioli genomic window, CACCTGGCCCATGATCACTTCGCTGATCTGGTCGGGCGCCACGCCGCTGCGTTCCAGCACGGCGCGAATCACGCTCGCGCCCAGTTCCGGCGCGGCGATCTTGGCCAGCGAACCACCGAATTTGCCGACCGCGGTGCGCGCGGCCGATACGATCACTACGTCAGTCATGTCTTCATCCTCCAGGCCCGCACCGCGACCCGCTCCGTTGAAAAAATGCCGGGGCACAGACGGCCAGCGTGCGCCGCCTGTCGCGATCCGTCAATGCTCCTGCTTCAATTCCTTACCAGGACGTAGCGCCCGGGTGCCGGCTCGATCACCGGGAACTGCGCCGAACCCAGCGAGGCGCGCGGCTTGGTCTTGCGACCGCCGTATTGGTCGAGCCAGTCAATCCATTCCGGCCACCAGCTGCCCGGGTGCTCGGTCGCCGCGTCGAACCAGTCCTGCGCCTGTTCCGGCAGTTCCTTGGCGTCGGGCGCGTCGAAGCTCCAGTAGCTGCGCTTGTTCTTGGCCGGTGGATTGATCACGCCCGCGATATGACCCGAGGCGCCGAGCACGAAGCGCAGCGGCCCGGTCAGCAGCGAGGTCGAGGCGTAGGCGGTCTGCCAGGGCACGATGTGATCCTCGCGCGAGCCGTAGATGAAGGTCGGCACGTCGATGCGCGTGAGGTCGACCGGCTCGCCGCACACGGTGAGCGCGCCGGGCTCGCGCAGCTTGTTCTCGAGGTAGGTGTGGCGCAGGTACCAGGCGTACATCGGGCCCGGCAGGTTGGTCGAGTCGCTGTTCCAGTACAACAGGTCGAACGGCGCCGGCGTGCGGCCCTTTAGGTAGTTGTCGACCACGTAGTTCCAGACCAGATCGTTGGGCCGCAGGAACGAGAAGGTATTGGCGAACTCCACGCCATGCATCAGGCCCGGCGCCGTGCCGTGCTTGCCGCCGATCGACTGCTCGCGCATCTGCACGTGCGCCTCGTCAACGAACACGTCGAGCACGCCGGTATCGGTGAAGTCGAGCATCGCGGTAAGCAGCGTCATCGAGGCTACCGGGTGTTCGCCGCGCGCGGCCAACACCGCGAGCGCGGTGGCAAGCATGGTGCCGCCCACGCAGAAGCCGAGCGCGTTGATCTGCTCGCGGCCGCTGATCTGCTGGACCGTGTCGATCGCGGCCAGCACGCCCTCGTTCATGTAGTCGTCCCAGCCCTTGGCCGCGATCGACGCATCGGCATTGCGCCACGACACCAGGTAGACCTGGTGGCCGCTGGCCAACGCATGCGCGACCAGCGAATTCTCGGGCTGCAGGTCGAGGATGTAGAACTTGTTGATGCAGGGCGGCACGATCAGCAGGGGCCGCTCGTAGACGGTCGCCGTGACCGGCTGGTACTGGATCAGCTGGATCAGGTCGTTCTCGAACACCACCGCGCCGGGCGTGTTCGCGAGGTTCTTGCCGACCACGAATTGCGATTCGTCGGTCTGCGAAATCTTGCCGCGTTGCAGATCGCCAAGCAGGTTCATCATGCCCTGCCGCAGGCTTTCGCCCTGCGTGTCGAGCACGCTCTTCTGCGCCTCGGGATTCAGCGCCAGGAAGTTGCTCGGCGACAGTGCTGCGGTCCACTGCTGCACCGCGAACAGAATCCGCTCGTGCGTCTTGGCATCGGTCTCGACCGCCTCGGCGAGCGCCTGCAGGTAGCGCGCGTTGAGCAGGTACCAGGCAGCCGTGA contains:
- the phaC gene encoding class I poly(R)-hydroxyalkanoic acid synthase, producing the protein MTAPKNSSTSSQADFNPGRQTADASQPIQQMFQQWLDAWGRFAEPLRAAAGQSAQANPAASFPLPFAMPKLPEWPAAGGAPFAAQFGNPFSGQFGSQFGAAFPGGAALPGMSLPVASVPPARLQQLQADYARESAELFRKATASQLEAPELKDRRFSAEAWKASPAHAFTAAWYLLNARYLQALAEAVETDAKTHERILFAVQQWTAALSPSNFLALNPEAQKSVLDTQGESLRQGMMNLLGDLQRGKISQTDESQFVVGKNLANTPGAVVFENDLIQLIQYQPVTATVYERPLLIVPPCINKFYILDLQPENSLVAHALASGHQVYLVSWRNADASIAAKGWDDYMNEGVLAAIDTVQQISGREQINALGFCVGGTMLATALAVLAARGEHPVASMTLLTAMLDFTDTGVLDVFVDEAHVQMREQSIGGKHGTAPGLMHGVEFANTFSFLRPNDLVWNYVVDNYLKGRTPAPFDLLYWNSDSTNLPGPMYAWYLRHTYLENKLREPGALTVCGEPVDLTRIDVPTFIYGSREDHIVPWQTAYASTSLLTGPLRFVLGASGHIAGVINPPAKNKRSYWSFDAPDAKELPEQAQDWFDAATEHPGSWWPEWIDWLDQYGGRKTKPRASLGSAQFPVIEPAPGRYVLVRN